GGGGCTGAGCCCAGCGTCCTCTCTATTGCTGGCCTCCTCCTGATAGCCCGCCCAGTCCCTCAGACACTGGGCCCAAGCCTCAGAGTCAGCAGCCTGGGGCTGATGCCTGGCCTGGCTGTATGCTGATCACTGTGgaacaagttacttaacctctctgatctTGGCTTAGAACTGGGAACACTGGCAGCCTTGGGGTGGAGTTACCCTGAGGAGGGACTAAGTCTCAGGGTGCTGGCCCACAGAAGGTGCTTGGATGTAAACCAAGAACCCCCTCTTCTGCCCCATCTGCTGCTATTTTTTGTAACATCTCCCCTGGGAACCCGACTTTTGGACAGGCTTGGGGCTGAACTCCCCCTGTTGGTTTGGTGGGGGGCTGTGGGAGTTGAGGAAGCTCTGCTATGTCCCTGGTGGCTGCTGGGggtggctggggccgggggcaggcagagcagagtgCCCAGAGGCCCCTTTTCCGGCCCGGGGCCTCGCCTGGTTGGCTTCCCCACAAAGGGCACCTGGTTGCTGGGGTACTGGTGGAGCCTCCGGGGCCCTGTGCTGTCTGCCTAGGTACGGGTGCTGCCCTGATGGGGTGTCTGTGGCCCAGGGGCCCCAGCAGGCTGGCTGTGAGAGACCCTACGGCGGCGGGGACAGCCGTGGGAGCAGACCAGGGTCCAGGGCGGCGGCTTCTGCAGTGAGTGTCTGACTCGTGTGTGTGAAGGGGGCAAGAATCGAGTGCCTGAGCCTGCCCAGTGTCCTGTCACCCAGCGCTGGCTTTGGAGGAGGGAGGTCCCCGTGAGCCTGTGGGCTTAGACCATCCTCTGGCGGGGGGCAGGGCCTCAACGACgggctggcctggggcaggggcttcctccagcaCGCTCTGGCCTCCCATCCACTCCCTGTGCACCTCAGGCCCACAGTTCTGTCCCTCCACCAAGGGCAGCCCCGTTCCCCACTTCCCAATCCTGGGCTTCCTCCCCAGGTCCCCAACGCCcactggccccaggcccagcagagcGAGCCCAGTGCCTGCCGGGGCTCCCAGTTTGGCTGTTGCTATGACAACGTGGCCTCTGCCGCAGGCCCCCTGGGGGAAGGCTGCGTGGGCCAGCCCGGCTACGGTGagtgcatcccccccccccccagggtgcacactggtgCCGCTGTGCCCCCACCCACTGTGCAACCTCACAGCCAGCTCTGTTGGATTTCTCCACGCGGAGTCGCTGAGCGCCTGCCTACTGGGTGCCAGGCTGAGCGCATGCTGGCTGATCTGCTGTCCAGACTTTGCGCCAGGGGCCTCTGGCTGCTTGCGGGAACTGGGAGTGTGGCATGGGTATCCCAAGAGATGACAGGACCAGCTGGGCAGGGGTGTCCTGACCTTGCCTGGGGATTGGGGCacgggggaggcagcaggagctgaATCTTGAgggagggcgggggctggggaggccacCGAGGCTGGAGCACTCAGAGTATGACTACAGCTGCCTGGGACCTCAAAGGCCGGACGAGctggtggtcagggctgggcaccCAGACAGGCAGCCACGTCAGATCTGGGCAGGTGGAGCTGGCAAGGAGGGCCGTCAGCTCGGCAGACTGGGGGCCACGAAGCATCCAGGGGACAAGGGTGGGCTCCTTGCTGGGCGTCTGCAGGTCCCAGGTTATAGGGAGTTCCAGGGCAGGGAACATCATTCTAAGCCTGGCAAGGTCAGGCTTGGGGCTACTCTGTGTGCACCCCAGGTGGTTCAGGGCCAAGGGGACTCAGGGCAGGGCAGCCCAGGGAGCCCTGGCCTGTTGGAGGGCTCTGTGCACAGAGGCCACTGTGGCCCCAGCCTGGGGCGAGGCTGCATGGTGGACAGCCTGGTGGACAtgccctgtgtccccagggcagaggcaggggtgggcctgggtgctggggcggaggggagggaggtgggtgcAGCGTGATGATAGGtgtccttctcccccacccccagcctacCCTGTGCGGTGCCTGCTGCCCAGCGCCCACGGCTCCTGCACAGACTGGGCGGCCCGCTGGTACTTCGTTGCCTCAGTGGGCAGATGTAACCGATTCTGGTATGGTGGCTGCCATGGCAACGCCAATAACTTCGCCTCGGAGCAGGAGTGCATGAGCATCTGCCGAGGGCCTCCAGATCCGGGGGCCTCTGGCCAAGGCACCCATGCGGAGGGTGCCGGCACCGGTCCCAGAGGCCAGCAGGAATATGGCTGGCCCAGGACGGGGGACACGGTGCCGGGAAAGCCTTTGGCTTCTGGTGGTCTCTGGCGGCCAGACCAagagcctggccctgggcaggctcCTCACTCCCAGGCCTTCGGAGAACGGCCCTGGGACCAGGAACATGGGTCCAGGACCCCTGGAGCAGGCGGAGATGCTGGACGGTCAGCACGACCCTctctcagcccctcccacagGTGAGGCCCACCCTTCCCAGGTAGGGGGATTAGGGTGCCCGGGCCCAGGCTGAGCCTGATGGAGCTAAAACCTTGAAGtcagctggccctgccccctACTCCCGACTTGTAACCCTCCAGGCGGGGGCCTGGTCAGCCCCATTCTATAGATGGGGGCACTGAGACCTGAGACAGCAGACTCGTCTCATGCCGGACAGCGAGGCAGCTGGGGCTCCTGAATCCTTGATGGGGTTTGCCAGTGTCCCCCGGCCGCCTCGCTGGATAAGCTTCCTGGCTTCGCGACCTTTGGCAAGTTGCTCAGTATCTGCCAAGCCTCAGCTTCTTGATCCAGCATGTCTCACAGGTCACAGATGGGGTGCCGTTCATTATTCTCTTGGGACTGGGTTGTAGTGATTATGGATTTGGGAAGATTAAAAACCCAAACTCTGAATCCCCGCAAGGTCAAGTGTGTAATTCAGCCCCCACGTGAACATGCGGACTCTGTGCCTGGCTTGCACCACCTGTGGCCGTTGCAGGGGTGGGCTGCAGTGGCAGTGCCAGGACATGGGGAAGGCTGATGGGGGGGGGGTATCTCCCAGTTCCTGGGCTTCCAGGGCTTGGCCCACAGctgcctgtggcatagcaggcaggcACCAAGCTAACCCTTGTTGTGGTGCCGTGGAGTGGTGACCAGTCATGGCACTCAGCTGTGGGCAGACCCTTCCTTCCCACCTCTCCACGGTCAGCTTGGCAGGCTCAGGGCCCTTCCTGgtgcaggcagccctggggcaggtggTCCAGCTCTTCTGCCCGGGGGACCTCTCTCCAGCGCCCCAGGCTGTGTGGCAGAAAGATGGCCGGCCCGTCTCCTCTGACAGGTGTGTGTGAAATGATAgtcacatccccccccccccccgaagcgTGTGTGCTGGTCCCCTCCGCCCCGGGGTGGCTGTGGGAGTGGGCTCAGAAGTGGGCTGTGGGCTGCCGACCTGGGGGAACGCTCACTGTTGCCTGCAGGAGCCCAGACCAACGTCTCCCCGCTCTGCCCATTCAGGCATAAGCTGCAGTCCGATGGCTCCCTGGTCATCAGCCCACTGCGGGCAGAAGACGCTGGCAGCTACAGCTGTGCCAGCGCCAGGCCAGGCCGCGACTCCCAGACGGTCCAACTGCGCATCACAggtctcctccccccccccccccccccatctaccGCTGGGTTCTCAGGGCCTCAGGGTGGGAGGGACCGGGCTGGTGTGCCCCTGCACTAGAGAGATCGGGAGTGCTTCTGTGGGTCACTCCTGGCGGCCCTCATTTCTTGCACGCCCCCTGCTGGCCGTGTGGCCCTCCCTCTGTCTTCGGCTCCCCACAGCTCACCCCTTCCTTCTTCTGGACTCACTACAGGGGGTGACGTGGCCATGCCCTCTGAGGCCGAGCAGACGCGCTTCCCTCAGACCAGggacccagcccagggccacaggCCTCAGGCCTCCAGCCTGGGAGGggatgccaggggccaggggacTGTCCCCGCCTCACACCCACGGCCTGCAACCAGGTAACAGCAGTGCCAGCTTGCTCTTAGCGCCTCCTGCCTGAGGacctggaggggtggagggcCTGTGGGAGGGGGAGGTGTGGCCCCTTGCTGGTGAGGAAAACAAGGCTCCCTGAGCTGATCCTTCCATGTAAgggaagcccccagcccccagccagagGGAAAGGTGCATcgccccaggcctggggctctggAGCCCACAAGGGACGAGCGGCTGGAGGAGGGACGGTTTACAGAGGGCAGGTGGAGGGCTGCCCAACGCAAGGCCCTCGTGGCGGTGGCTTTTAGACCGGCCCCCGGCCCTGCATCTTTCTACGGTGTCCCAACCAGAGCCAAGGGGatttcaggaagctgaatctggcagagacagagaaggcgcACGAGGCTCAGGTCCCCGCAGGAatgggggaggcagcagcaggggcccctCGTGGCTGAGCGTGCCTTGTTTTGCAGGCTGCGTCTGGACCAGAACCAGCCCAGCGTGGTAGAGGCCAGTGCAGGGCAGCGGGTTCGGCTGACCTGCCACGCGGAAGGCTTCCCGCCCCCAACTATCGAGTGGCACAGAGACGGacagcccctctcctctcccaggtTTCCTCAGCTCCTCTCCTTCGCTCCCCTTCTGCCTCCAGCCCTACCTCAGCTGTGGATGCTGCCACCCATCAGTGCTGGGCAGGACTGCAGGGGTCCCTGGGGCTGGCCTGTATTTGCATCCTGGGCCTTTTCTGAGTGAGGCTGGCTCAGAGGTGTGGCTGCAGCACTGCTCACACACAGGGTACACACCGTACTGTAATCTGCAAAGGAGCCTCATTCCGAGGTAGGGGCTAGCCCGCCTTTGACACGTAGGAGCTGTGTGATGTTGAACTTCTAAGTTGTAGAACTAAATGAGCATAGCAAACACTAGAAACTCAAGTCAGAAATCATtgtaagaaaattttgaaatgatttagtaggcttaagccttttttttttttttttttttttgacaggcagagtggacagtgagagagacagagagaaaggtcttccttttgccgttggttcaccctccaatggccggcgcggccggtgcgctgtggccggcgcaccgtgctgatctgatggcacttatcttggtctcccatggggtgcagggcccaaggacttgggccatcctccactgccctcccgggccacagcagagagctggcctggaagaggggcaactgggacagcatccggcgccctgaccgggactagaacacggtgtgccggcgccgcaaggcggaggattagcctagtgagccgtggtgtcgGCCGGCTTAAGCCTTTTTGGAGGATATTAAAGTGCTGGCAGCTGGTCAGTGTACGGCCCACCACCCTTTGACCTGACCCCAGTGAGCAGGGGCTGCTCAGGCTCTCCCAGGGACTAGAAGATTCTTTCTTCCCCGCCCCCATGCCAGCCCTCACAACTGACTGCTTGGTTCTCAGACACCAGCTGCAGCCTGACGGCTCCCTGGTCATCAGCCACGTGGCTGGGGAAGATGATGGCTTCTACACCTGTGTTGCTTTCAATGGGCAGGACCGAGACCAGCGATGGGTGCAGCTCAGAGTTCTGGGTAAGGTGGCAGTCCTTCGAGGTCACACAGTGGCCCGGGAGGGGCATGATCTACACGGGGGCTGACGACATCTGCTCCTCATGTCCAGGGGAGCTGACAATCACAAGGCTGCCCCCTACCGTGACAGTGCCAGAGGGCGACACAGCCAGGCTGCCGTGTGTGGTAGCAGGGGAAAGTGTGAACATCAGGTGGTCCAGGTAAAGTTCTCCTTAAGGCACTTCCTGCCCTCAACCCTCACGGGCTCAGGTCAGTGTGGTCCACTCCGCCGGGGTGTCACTGTCAATACCACCTCCACCCTCTTCTGTCTGGTCACCACGACAGGGCCTGCAGTCCCTTCATCTGACATAATGGAGCTCTGTAAGTCTGCTTGCTTTTCCATTtggtttttgaaattttcatgagAGCGTGCATACCTAGCTGCTGGTTTatcccccagatgtctgcagcagccagggctaaagccaagagtgtgatccaggtctccccctgcGTGGCAGGCACCctatcacttgggccatcactgctccctcccaaaCATCAGTACTCTGATGGTAGGATCCAGGCATCTTAACCTCGAGACGCCCAGCCCGCCCTGGGATTTCTTACCTTAGCACTACTGGCGTTTTGGGCTGGCCGAGTGTGGGTTGCCGAGGGCTGTCCTGCACGTTGCCCAACAGCATCTGGGGCATCTACACACCAGATGCAAGTAGGtagctccccgcccctcccccatccttggtctttagttcatttattcagcaaagaATTCTCTGCCCCTTCTTCCTTGGGATGTGTCCGGATCAGGCTAGGTTCTGGGGATCCCGGGGCACTTCCAAACAAGGATGGCCCAGCGTCTCAGGAGCAGAGCGTGAGGCTGCTTTGGGGCTTGGGAGAGtcaagcagagtggccagggcaGTGacattgggctttttttttttttttttcttgatagaaaggtcttcctttcgttggttcaccccccaaatggctgctacagccagagctatgctgatccgtcTCCCACACggacgggtgcaggggcccaagcacttgggccatcctccactgccctcccaggccacagcagagagcgggactggaagaggagcaaccgggactagaacccggtgcccacatgggatgcaggcgccgcaggtggaggattagccaaatgagccatggcaccagccccgatGTTGGGCTTCAATGCTGGGGAGGGGCAAGGCCCTTCTTGAGATGCTGGGGGAGAGAGGTGCTGGGTTGTAGAGGTTGGCGGCCTCTCATGTGGCCTTGACGCTAGGGCAGGCAGCGGGGCGCTGCTGGAGGTTGCCCAGCTGGTGTGCTAAGTCCAGTCCTACTCAGATCAGAGCTTGTCGGGCCTTTCGTCTGGATTTTCCCAGCAGCCTACGTGCTCAGGGCTGCCTTCTTCCAAACAGTAAGTACCCTCCTTTGAGTCTGCTCTGCTGTGAAGGGGAGACACTAAACACAAGGTCTGCAGACAACATCCTGGTTGTCGCCACCTGTCCTCTCCCTACTTCACAGCCGGTGCCCCAAGCACACTGCCCTGGTCAAGGCCACCAACtggctccctctttctcactccaCCAGACACGTCTCAGTCCTAAAAAGTCTCACGGCGTCTGAGTGCTTGCTCCTCGCTGGGGCAGGtatttgagatgcccacatcccaggtctgagtgcctgagtttgagccctggctctattcccgattccagcctcctgctaatgcacacccaggaggcagcaagggatggctcaagtacttgggtccctgccacccatgtgggagacctggctccatGCTTCAGGCCCCAGCAAGGgactgttgggggcatttggggagtggtgtagcaggtaagatTCTCCCCCGCTCTTCCAATACCAAAACACTCCTTTGGTTCCAGAAAACCACCCTGTCTGGTATGGCTCAGGATGGACCCTCGGTCCTTGATTCTGCACCCTCCACCCAGACCATCCAGTGCTGATATAATCTGGGTCAGGACTCTCTTGAGTTCAAGTCTGACCCTCCTGCTATCTCATAGGAACCCCTAATTCAAAATGGTGGAAAGTAACCCAACCCCGCCCCGGATTGCCCCAGGGGGGAGAGGCAGCCCTGTTACCTGGTAGCCAAGCCCGAAGCCTTTGCCGtttcctccccttctctgcctctcacatccCACTCTCACCCCCACCCATGTCCCTTTTCCCCCCTGTGTCACCTACCCTGTATGTGCCATTGCAGCCACCACTTGCCTGGTCTCCCTGCTTGGTGAAGCATCTCTGACCCGCAGGAGCCCACCCAAATTCCTCGCGAAGCCGGACTCCCTGCtagctggctcctgccctctCTAGCTTCCCCTCGTACAcgtcctcctcctgcctccaccaTGACCTTCTTTCAAGCATCTGTGTTCCAGTCACCCTCCCTGTCCGCTGCAGCCACCGCCCCTCCTGCCCAGTGCCTTGGCCAACCATCTGGTTCAGGAAAGGCTCCCCTAAGTCTGCACCTCTGGCCGCCCCAGTGCCCTGGAGACAGGGAGTGCCTGGGGCTTCCGTGAGTTCagtcagcacagggcctgtgaaAATGAGGAGCAGGACTTCTCTGTGGGGAGGAGGCAGACTTACAGCGACTTAGATCAGTGTGCTTAGTTTGTGACTTTATCTTACTTGAATTATTGTGTGTTGATCTTTTTGGTGCTTCTGTCCTATCTCTTCCTTGCAAGGGACTGTTGGCCCTGCGATAGCTCGTTTGCCTCTCCTTAGTGTCTCCCAGGCACTGTAGGGCCTGAAGACCAGAGGCCCAGGATGGCTATCCCAGTGTCTTCTCCCCTCCAGGAATGGGGTGCCGGTGCAGGCCGATGGTCACCGTGTCCACCAGTCCCCAGATGGCACGCTGCTGATCCGTAACTCGCAGGCCAGGGATGAGGGCTCCTACACGTGCAGTGCCTACCGTGGGAGCCAGGCTGTCAGCCGCAGCACCGAGGTGAAGGTGGTCACCCCAGGTAAGCACGGCCTGTCTGTGGTGGTGGAAGGGTGTGTTCTCCAACGCCCTTGCTCACGCTCAAGGACTGGTTgtgtgctgggaggtgggggtggtgcaGGCTCTGCCCGTTCTGGTAGTGTGACTTGGGGCAAGGGGCCTCGCTTTCCTCCTTGCTCGGGGGGGCCGCAgtaaggaagaggaggaaggaaacaTGCTTGCGCTGGGCACGTGCGGGCAGCCTAACAGACGCTGAGGATTGCCATTCAGGCTTACTGATTCTACTGTGAAGTACGATCGGAATTTCAATATTATAAATCAAGGCATTCCAGTCAGGGTGCAAAGTTTTCCTTTGGTAGAAGAGCCCTCCTGGCCACTGGACCATGTGACCAGAGAATCTCATCACCATTTCACAAAGGAGCTTAAGTGATGTAGCCACCAGTTACACGGCAACGTGGTGGCCTggctggactagaacccaggtctcTGACTCTGTGTATTCAGTAATTTGATATTTTAGCCTTATTCATCAGCCCCTGCACGCTAAGTTataatttaacagagacatcacaCTCTAAGATGCAGTATTTTCATACCACCGAGGAAAAGTGCTGCAGTGCTTAAGACAACATGGTCGACTGAGCGAAGACCAATCTGAGGTGTGGAAATACGTGCATCTCGGAACTGATCAAACATGGTTAGAGGTTCCAGCTTGCAGGAGCTCTGTGTTCAGATGAACCAGGAAGAGAAGCAAGGGGGCTTGGTGCACTCCCAGCCTCTCTCCCACGGGTCCTTGGTCCTGGTTCTCTCAGGCCTGATTTGGACCCTGGGATTCCTCACAACCCATAGCGGGCGTGCTCGTGCACAGAGTGGggcctggctgcctcctcccagcTGTCCAGCTGCTGCTATGGTCGGAATgttgctttggcctggaacagaCAAGTAGCCTTCAGCTTGTGAGCTGCAGCGGGCAGTGGCTCGGGGCCCCAAAAAGCTGCTCTGATGCTTGCTGCCTGAAGGACAGGTGCGCAGGGATGACGGTGTTGCCCTCGCCTTACTTCTCACCTCCACTGTGTCCCACGGTTTGGTCTCCTGTGCACGCACTGACCAGACTTCCTGAGAGGGTCCAGACGTTCACATGTGACCAGCTGTAGCGCTGTGTGCCCTTCCCAGGCCTCCGGCGGGCCAGTGCTGTCGATCCCAGCAgctgtcctcctcctctctcatctGCATTTCCTCACTGATCGGGCTGCAGATCTGCTCTCACCATTGGTTTTGCAGGGGTCACAGAGCATGGAATTGCAGTGGCAGCACCTTCAGGGTGGGACTTGGGCCAGTCATGCTCTGCAGTTTCATGACTGTTTTGTCCCAGAGTGGAGTAAGGACCTGGAAATACCGTAGGGATAACATGGCCAGTGTAACTTTTTTAAATGAGGGGGAACTATGTTGTAGGGTAAAAGAGCAGAGTTAAGCACTCGGATTTTAGCCCTGTTACTGTGCATCCCAGGAGCTGCTTTACATGCTTGATTTAGCGTAACTCATTCAGTTTTTATCGCAtccctttgtttctttcatttgaatTGGAGATAGTACTCCAAAGGCACAGAGAGCTTCAGTAACTTGCCCCAGATACCCAGCTGGAGAGCGACAGAgacaggactgaaaccaggcagtctggctccacAGCTCGTGTTTGCAACCATGGTGCCAAATGCTTGCTGTGACAGACTCGGGGGCTGTAAGAGCTCAGGTCGGATTCTAGTGACAATATACGTAAGTGGCTTTGCCATTTGTGTAAACGCACATAGGTGGTGCTCTGGCTGTACCACAGAGCAAGCCTTTGCTAAGGGCATCCACTGCTTACGTCTGATTTGGGGACACTCTGGGTGAGCAAGGGGGAAGAGGATGAAAAGGAGCTTTGCCCTAGAGGTCTGATGCTAGGGAAGATGCCGCTCGAGCCGAAGCCACAGTCAGTCCTAGAAAAGCTCACTGATGTCACTTGAGTTGTAAGATGAAGCAGTAGGATGAAACTCTGAACAGGGAGTTCCAACACACATAAGGCTGCTTATACATCCCAATAAGGGATTCCTTAGCACCTCAGTTCCAAAACCATTTTCCTATCACTTTGGCTAATATGCACTGCTCTCTCTGGGAAGTGGAAAAATTAGCTCCCCATCTTTCCAAGTGATTGCAATGCTGGGGATTTTGGAAGCACACAACTCTTGGGGTTGGAGGAAGCCAGCAGTCAAAGGGAGAACCTCACTCAGCTCTCGCTAACTCAAGACGCTACTTTTAGCTGGTCCTACCTGCCCTTCCTCAGTCCACAGGCTGATGCAGTTGTCATTCAGCGTCCCAGGTCTCAGTAGGAAAGGCAGGGAATTAACTTGAGATGTTTCATCATCCATTCAGTATTTGGGAGTCTGGGAAGGGCTGTGCCCAGGCATAAGAGCAAGGAGGACCGCTGCATGCTGCAGTGAGGCCAACAACGGGGCGGGAATCAGCTTCTCAGAGCTGGTGCACGCAGGTGTGAAGAGGTCCCAGGGCAACTTTGGCTTGAATGTGGTAGTGCCAGTGCTGCTTTCCTTTGAAGGAGATGAAATGGCAGACTAAGGGTCTTCAGCATACAGAgcttccttgtctctctctctctctcatgttctgcagccgctgccgcccAACCGAGGGACCCCAGCACAGAGTGCATTgaccagccagagctggccaacTGCGATCTGATCCTGCAGGCCCAGCTCTGTGGCAACGAGTATTACTCCAGCTTCTGTTGTGCCAGCTGTTCACGGTTCCAGCCTCACGCTCAGCCGGTCTGGCAGCAGGGATGAAAGCTCCCTTCAGCCCTGGTTCTAAAATAGTTCTTAGGGCCGGAGAGAAGggcagatggacttcctggctggCTAGCAAAGGGGGTCATCTTCTGGAGACACTGGCCCTTTCGAAGCCCGCCCAGTGTTCAGCCTCAGCAGCAGCCAGTACCGGCCTCCCCATGTAGTGCTCAGCAGTGTGTTGTGTCTGCCATAACCACAGGCTACTAAGATGTCAAGAGGATGACTGTGGGTAAGGGTGAAGTTCACTTTGCAGTCCCCATGTAATTGTTACAGGCGGAGATGGTTGGGATCAGAACCGTTTCAGATTCTGGAACATGTGCATAGACCATCCCAGTTGAGCACCCCTAACTCAAAAAATCGAACTCTCTGAACTGCAACTTCTTGAGTGCCAGGATGAAACTCAAAAATCTTCGTCacttcagaaaatttttgaattaCGGATGTTCAACTGATGGACAGAAATCAGTTTCCTGTGCTTTTAAAGTAACTTGCCAGGGAGGCCTGGAATGAATTCTGAGTTAACATTTGTCTTATAAGGGGAATGCCAACTGCTGTATCAAGGAAGtataaggaatcttcaaaaagttaatggaaagtacatattataaaaaaactacgTGTGGACTTCAGTTTCttggggcaccaaaataaacttttaaattctaTGTTCCATGAACTCTCCGAAGCTGTCTTACattctgtgccacaactctgtcTCATGTGGGGTCAGTCTCTCTCACCTGTCTAGGTAGTGCCAGTCAGTCCTGTGCACTGATGGGGATAAAGCTATCAGCATGATGCTGGGAGAGCTCAGAAAGTGGAACACAGCGTAGGGCACAGAACCAAGAGCCGCAGGGAGCACTGTGACCTGAGCTCAAAGGACTGGAGAGCTCCTTCCTCCAGCGGGAAGCTGGACCCACACCAAGTGCTGTGATGGGTCACCTGCACGAAGCCCACCAGCCTGCTCTGTAGAGCGGCAGTGGAGACTCCTCCTTAAGTAGCAGAGAAAAATCAGACTAAACAGCATTAGCAGGAGAGGGATACCAAAACAGTAGGCTTGGATTCGGTAGCTTTCAATCTTCGACCAACCCGCCAGAGGAGTGTCTAGTAAAGTTATTTTGGATAGGACCAAACCTTTGATAGGTGGACTTTCATTATCTGGAAAACAAATTGTGTCACTAGGTGAGTGATACTTCTTGGCTTACTTCTCCATTCAGTAAAAGAAAATACGGGTCAGGgcataggtgttttttttttttggcctattATAAAAAATACTGAGGAGCACCCCTTTGCTAGTTTTGCTATAGAAATTGGGAAATAAAGGCCATTTGCTTGGACATCTCAGTTTAATGAAACTAGAATTTTACCTGCTGTCACATAGACA
The nucleotide sequence above comes from Oryctolagus cuniculus chromosome 20, mOryCun1.1, whole genome shotgun sequence. Encoded proteins:
- the PAPLN gene encoding papilin; protein product: MRLLLLVPLLLAPAPGSSVANVRRQTDAWGPWGQWSPCSRTCGGGISFRERPCYSQRRDAGSGCVGPFRSHRSCRTESCPGGARDFRAEQCAEFDGADFQGRRYKWLPYYGAPNKCELHCIPKGESFYYKHREAVVDGTPCEPGGRDVCVEGRCRVVGCDHKLDSPKQEDECLQCGGDGSTCYPVRGTFDANDLSRGYNQILVIPVGATSIHIEEAAASRNFLAVKNTRGQYYLNGHWTVEAAGVLPVANTILQYERGAEGDLAPERLRARGPISEPLVIELISQEANPGVHFEYYLPLGAPYPGFSWSHTSWSECSTECGGGHQTRLVFCTTDTEAYPDHMCQHLPQPASRRQCNPQPCPQTKRWKTGPWTPCSVSCGGGTQSRSVYCVSTDGAGGLEAAEEAACAGLPRKPPATQACNLQRCAAWSAGPWSECSKSCNSGTRRRQVVCAMGPPSHCRSLRQPRPADVEPCNTQPCHLPPEVPSVQDPHMRPSPREPGAPLGRREAPPADTRNQQWAAREPPGAWDGPRRDWGRRRPEPGPASGVQPPPRSRDCRHSPHGCCPDGYTASLGPQWQGCPGPRVSCQQSRYGCCPDGVSVAQGPQQAGCERPYGGGDSRGSRPGSRAAASAVPNAHWPQAQQSEPSACRGSQFGCCYDNVASAAGPLGEGCVGQPGYAYPVRCLLPSAHGSCTDWAARWYFVASVGRCNRFWYGGCHGNANNFASEQECMSICRGPPDPGASGQGTHAEGAGTGPRGQQEYGWPRTGDTVPGKPLASGGLWRPDQEPGPGQAPHSQAFGERPWDQEHGSRTPGAGGDAGRSARPSLSPSHSLAGSGPFLVQAALGQVVQLFCPGDLSPAPQAVWQKDGRPVSSDRHKLQSDGSLVISPLRAEDAGSYSCASARPGRDSQTVQLRITGGDVAMPSEAEQTRFPQTRDPAQGHRPQASSLGGDARGQGTVPASHPRPATRLRLDQNQPSVVEASAGQRVRLTCHAEGFPPPTIEWHRDGQPLSSPRHQLQPDGSLVISHVAGEDDGFYTCVAFNGQDRDQRWVQLRVLGELTITRLPPTVTVPEGDTARLPCVVAGESVNIRWSRNGVPVQADGHRVHQSPDGTLLIRNSQARDEGSYTCSAYRGSQAVSRSTEVKVVTPAAAAQPRDPSTECIDQPELANCDLILQAQLCGNEYYSSFCCASCSRFQPHAQPVWQQG